The following proteins come from a genomic window of Methanocalculus alkaliphilus:
- a CDS encoding type II toxin-antitoxin system HicA family toxin — MKTPRNVSGTELIQLLSAKGYRLVHQTGSHARLKTTANERSHTITVPLHDPIRIGTFRKILKDVADHLQIPISNLVDELFYP, encoded by the coding sequence ATGAAAACCCCTCGGAATGTCAGTGGCACTGAATTAATACAGCTGCTTTCTGCAAAAGGGTACAGGCTTGTTCACCAGACGGGGAGCCATGCAAGACTCAAAACGACAGCGAATGAAAGGTCTCACACAATTACCGTTCCACTTCATGATCCGATTCGTATTGGGACGTTTCGAAAAATACTCAAAGACGTCGCTGATCATTTGCAGATTCCAATCAGCAACCTTGTAGATGAACTGTTTTATCCTTGA